In the genome of Bremerella sp. JC817, one region contains:
- a CDS encoding exo-beta-N-acetylmuramidase NamZ domain-containing protein — MNPRLFFVILLICCLPSFALAALPEASPQSVGMVGDLAGKIDSEISAALDAKQMPGCVVVVARNGKVVYQKAHGNRRVEPAVEPMTVDTLFDMASLTKPVVTATSIMQLFEAGKIDLDATVVTYLPEFRGNDKETITIKQLLLHTSGLTPDNALSDYEEGWPTAYKKICALKLLSKPGERFRYSDVGFILLGEVVARVSKMPLDQYAQQHIFQPLGMKDSGYNPSEQLSQRAVTTTQEDGVWLKGTVHDPRARYCAGVAGHAGLFSTAADMTAYAQAMLDTRQEGTGHLLHPKTLKTMNTPYDAAGQTRGLGWDKQSSYSSNRGETMTASAFGHGGFTGTAMWIDPDLELVVLFLSNRVHPHGKGSINKLAGRIGTIAADACLAGLKTASPSETKLGIDVLSAKQFDILAGKRVGLIANHTSRDKAGTSTAVLMAKSTKVDLVAIFSPEHGFTGDLDQELVDDTVDPLTGIKIQSLYGKTRKPTPEQLQGIDILVFDIQDIGCRFYTYLSTMGLAMEAAAEQGIPFVVLDRPNPLGGDVVEGPLLEGGFRSFVRFHSIPVRHGLTLGELAKLMNAERGWKTDLTVVPMEGWDRSQRLFETGLPWRNTSPNMRSLTQAMLYPGVGLLEMTNLSVGRGTVTPFEIVGAPWIDGPKLANAINAYGVPGVKVIGIDFTPSSSKYKGELCGGVNFIITDWNEFRPLDLTWSLAVSLRKLYPVDWNAERLQVLLGNRTLAQMIEDAKTPAEIKHSYQAALEDFMKRRQSYLLYSSKGSAKK, encoded by the coding sequence ATGAACCCGCGTTTGTTCTTTGTGATTTTGCTGATCTGTTGCCTCCCCAGCTTCGCTCTTGCAGCTCTCCCAGAGGCTTCGCCGCAGTCGGTTGGCATGGTGGGGGACTTGGCTGGCAAGATCGACTCCGAGATCAGCGCCGCATTGGATGCCAAGCAAATGCCAGGCTGTGTGGTCGTTGTCGCGCGGAACGGCAAGGTGGTCTATCAGAAGGCGCATGGCAACCGCCGCGTGGAACCTGCCGTCGAACCGATGACGGTCGATACGTTGTTCGACATGGCATCGCTTACCAAACCGGTCGTCACGGCGACGAGCATTATGCAACTGTTCGAAGCAGGTAAGATCGACTTGGATGCCACCGTAGTCACCTACCTGCCAGAGTTCCGCGGCAACGACAAAGAAACGATCACGATCAAGCAGCTTCTGCTGCATACAAGTGGCCTGACGCCAGATAACGCGCTGTCCGACTACGAAGAAGGCTGGCCGACCGCTTACAAGAAGATCTGTGCGCTGAAGCTACTCTCGAAACCAGGCGAACGATTTCGTTACTCGGATGTCGGTTTCATTTTGCTGGGAGAAGTCGTGGCACGCGTCTCGAAGATGCCGCTCGATCAATACGCTCAGCAGCATATTTTTCAGCCGCTCGGCATGAAAGACTCCGGCTACAACCCGAGCGAGCAATTAAGTCAACGGGCAGTGACAACGACGCAGGAAGATGGTGTCTGGCTGAAAGGAACCGTTCACGATCCTCGCGCTCGCTACTGCGCCGGCGTCGCAGGTCACGCGGGCCTTTTCAGCACGGCTGCCGACATGACGGCCTACGCTCAGGCGATGCTCGATACACGCCAGGAAGGAACCGGGCATCTGCTTCACCCAAAGACTTTGAAAACAATGAACACCCCCTACGATGCCGCCGGACAAACACGCGGCCTGGGATGGGACAAGCAGAGCAGCTACTCCAGTAATCGCGGCGAGACGATGACCGCCTCTGCTTTCGGCCACGGTGGCTTCACCGGAACAGCGATGTGGATCGACCCGGACCTGGAACTGGTCGTTTTGTTTTTAAGCAATCGAGTCCACCCGCATGGCAAAGGTTCAATCAACAAACTGGCTGGCCGTATTGGTACCATCGCAGCCGATGCTTGTCTGGCCGGGCTTAAAACCGCGTCCCCCTCAGAAACAAAGCTCGGCATCGATGTTCTTTCGGCCAAACAGTTTGATATTCTCGCTGGAAAACGGGTCGGATTGATCGCCAACCATACCAGTCGCGACAAGGCAGGCACCTCGACCGCTGTCTTGATGGCCAAGTCAACCAAGGTTGATCTCGTCGCCATCTTTAGCCCGGAACATGGCTTCACGGGCGATCTCGATCAAGAGCTCGTCGACGATACGGTCGATCCCCTGACCGGTATCAAGATTCAAAGCTTGTACGGCAAGACCCGCAAGCCGACCCCGGAACAGCTTCAGGGAATCGATATTTTGGTATTTGATATCCAGGACATTGGCTGCCGCTTCTATACCTATCTTTCGACGATGGGGCTGGCGATGGAAGCCGCGGCAGAGCAGGGGATTCCGTTCGTCGTTCTCGATCGGCCCAACCCCCTCGGCGGCGACGTCGTTGAAGGACCACTTTTGGAAGGGGGCTTCCGCTCGTTCGTTCGTTTTCACTCGATCCCGGTTCGGCATGGCCTGACCCTGGGGGAACTTGCCAAGCTAATGAACGCGGAGCGCGGCTGGAAAACCGATCTGACCGTCGTCCCAATGGAAGGATGGGATCGCAGCCAACGCTTATTTGAAACGGGCTTGCCCTGGCGAAATACTTCACCGAACATGCGAAGCCTCACCCAGGCCATGCTTTACCCTGGCGTCGGTCTGCTGGAAATGACCAACCTGTCGGTCGGACGGGGAACCGTGACACCGTTCGAGATCGTTGGCGCGCCTTGGATCGATGGCCCCAAGCTGGCGAATGCCATCAATGCGTATGGCGTCCCAGGCGTAAAAGTGATTGGCATCGACTTCACCCCATCGAGCAGCAAATACAAAGGCGAGCTGTGCGGCGGAGTGAATTTCATCATTACCGATTGGAACGAATTCCGCCCGCTCGATCTGACGTGGTCCCTGGCCGTGAGTCTGCGAAAGCTGTACCCGGTCGATTGGAACGCGGAACGGCTTCAAGTCTTGCTCGGCAACCGCACGCTTGCCCAGATGATTGAAGATGCCAAGACACCCGCCGAAATTAAACACAGTTACCAGGCCGCGCTCGAAGATTTCATGAAGCGACGGCAGTCCTATCTACTGTATTCCAGCAAAGGATCGGCCAAGAAATAG